From a region of the Drosophila virilis strain 15010-1051.87 chromosome 3, Dvir_AGI_RSII-ME, whole genome shotgun sequence genome:
- the LOC116650458 gene encoding uncharacterized protein produces MSKDKKTLKQMQEEIEMKMEKKLQEAKDNEQRNLELQEAVRHLSRVPGSCPVGRCNEIVFPSNMMMHMLHKHMYTLGTTNSEIYEHKPLVMCFDPTGYEHGVNNCMATLLYGGVKGKPSTQPGLSYLSNPNSALINDHHRFDNYLPIMLMVCRTTWYAQLKDKQLERQLVSINANKAGIYVFWLVAPKTTRKIYYTLTVYDRYYLNSRSVIRVVRDYTHYQNPSDFLPNEDNYLLLRDTEVNDFMSMSKTGPSAESKLNKLGIPIELIIYEDPKNPPIRHSSQRELQEALEQVQELYIKDSMPRIKGSVRRATSGTVSKARKPRSNTSSSTVSSLNRSSMVFK; encoded by the coding sequence ATGTCGAAAGATAAGAAAACGCTAAAGCAGATGCAAGaggaaattgaaatgaaaatggaaaagaagTTGCAGGAAGCCAAGGATAACGAACAAAGAAATCTTGAACTGCAAGAAGCTGTACGACATCTGTCCCGGGTGCCCGGTAGCTGTCCTGTTGGCAGGTGCAACGAGATAGTATTCCCATCAAATATGATGATGCACATGCTGCACAAGCATATGTATACTCTGGGCACTACGAACTCTGAGATCTATGAGCACAAGCCGCTGGTCATGTGCTTTGATCCGACAGGCTACGAGCACGGCGTTAACAACTGCATGGCCACGCTCCTGTACGGAGGAGTGAAGGGCAAGCCGTCGACGCAACCGGGCCTCAGCTATCTGAGCAATCCGAACTCAGCGCTTATTAACGATCACCACAGGTTCGACAATTATCTGCCCATAATGTTGATGGTCTGCCGTACCACCTGGTATGCCCAGCTCAAGGATAAGCAGCTGGAGCGCCAACTGGTCTCAATTAATGCCAACAAGGCCGGCATCTATGTCTTTTGGCTGGTCGCACCCAAGACAACTCGCAAGATCTACTACACACTGACTGTCTACGATCGTTACTATCTGAACTCGCGCAGTGTTATTCGCGTGGTGCGCGACTATACTCACTACCAGAATCCCAGCGATTTTCTACCCAATGAGGACAACTATCTGTTGCTGCGTGACACGGAGGTCAATGATTTTATGAGCATGAGCAAGACAGGCCCCAGCGCGGAGTCGAAGCTGAACAAGCTCGGCATACCCATAGAACTCATCATCTACGAAGATCCGAAAAATCCGCCTATCCGACATAGCAGTCAAAGGGAGCTACAGGAAGCACTGGAACAGGTACAAGAGCTATACATTAAGGACAGTATGCCACGCATCAAGGGATCTGTTAGACGCGCCACCTCGGGCACAGTGTCAAAAGCCAGAAAACCGCGCTCAAATACAAGCTCCTCAACGGTATCTTCGCTGAACCGCAGCTCGATGGTCTTCAAGTGA